One Fibrobacter sp. UWB10 DNA segment encodes these proteins:
- a CDS encoding FISUMP domain-containing protein: MNCLKYALLTCAALLAACGDDSSTSASDTPDNPAKTSDVAANYLNPDYPYGEVTDARDGQVYKTTTIGSQTWLAQNMNYETANSACFNNVADSCSKYGRLYAWKDAKDVCPSGWHLPDTTEWNMLLAETGGMDSATVNLISKNGWPRSESSAASLDSIVSQMDSDLTVKIPKGWGGSDPYGFSALPAGVKHKGGEFMGVGGISDFWLATEYLVNLLGDSVDEAYYADLLILGYYVYVLPEEKASFKSVRCVKD, encoded by the coding sequence ATGAATTGCTTAAAATACGCGCTCTTGACCTGCGCGGCACTTCTTGCTGCTTGCGGAGATGATTCTTCTACCTCTGCGTCTGATACACCTGATAATCCGGCTAAAACTTCTGATGTTGCGGCGAACTACCTTAATCCCGACTATCCGTATGGGGAGGTGACGGATGCTCGTGACGGTCAGGTCTACAAGACGACTACAATTGGTTCGCAGACCTGGCTTGCGCAGAATATGAACTACGAAACGGCGAATTCTGCCTGCTTTAACAATGTCGCCGACAGTTGCTCCAAGTACGGAAGGCTCTATGCGTGGAAAGACGCTAAGGATGTTTGCCCGTCTGGTTGGCACTTGCCCGATACAACGGAGTGGAATATGTTGTTGGCTGAAACAGGTGGAATGGATTCGGCAACCGTAAACCTTATTTCGAAGAATGGTTGGCCTAGAAGCGAAAGCTCCGCTGCTTCTCTAGATTCTATCGTATCCCAAATGGATTCTGACTTGACTGTCAAAATTCCCAAGGGTTGGGGTGGATCGGACCCGTATGGTTTTTCAGCTCTTCCGGCAGGAGTAAAGCATAAAGGTGGCGAATTTATGGGGGTCGGTGGCATAAGTGATTTTTGGCTAGCTACGGAATACTTGGTAAATCTGCTTGGCGACAGTGTCGATGAAGCCTATTATGCGGATTTGCTTATTTTAGGATATTACGTTTATGTGTTACCTGAAGAAAAGGCCAGCTTCAAGTCTGTTCGCTGCGTCAAGGATTAG
- a CDS encoding DUF5683 domain-containing protein, translated as MSNRLLAIILFVCLAFAAGASAQTVPADSSQTEESADTLASDPLQKGKTGIVAIDTLTVNEWDIPTKRNSLPLTMLFALFPGGGQYYTEHYVRGGFITGIELLLLYEVTANKSYQHKRVLEQAEPFKDSVAYYTEKMLHEKNRDSLAHFHSKRSEFIGRVHEKSDKKMEQEDLRKAETAWMYGLYLYSFFDAFGIWYNNNYRSVELRSMKTALLWSIIPGFGQMYNREFGKQGLLYMAFIGSATSIWTSQNMVEYYLDRKHVVELESTSSDEYERVCERVTYYRKNRNQYIWALALLYLYSMGDAAVDALLSDFDNPMHLAVLPRLEGGVQALMSFDF; from the coding sequence ATGTCAAATCGTCTGCTTGCTATAATCTTGTTTGTATGCCTCGCGTTTGCTGCGGGGGCTAGTGCGCAGACGGTTCCGGCGGATTCTTCGCAGACAGAAGAATCTGCCGATACCTTGGCGAGCGATCCTTTGCAAAAGGGTAAAACGGGCATTGTCGCTATCGATACGCTTACCGTAAACGAATGGGATATTCCGACCAAGCGCAATTCTTTGCCGCTTACCATGTTGTTTGCGCTATTCCCGGGTGGTGGCCAGTATTATACGGAACATTATGTACGTGGTGGCTTTATCACGGGTATCGAACTTTTGTTGCTTTACGAAGTAACAGCAAACAAGAGCTATCAGCATAAGCGAGTCCTTGAACAGGCTGAACCCTTCAAAGATTCCGTGGCCTATTACACCGAAAAGATGCTTCACGAAAAGAATCGCGATAGTTTGGCGCATTTCCATTCCAAACGTAGCGAGTTTATTGGACGCGTACATGAAAAAAGCGACAAGAAAATGGAACAAGAAGACCTGCGCAAGGCAGAAACCGCCTGGATGTACGGCCTTTACCTGTATAGTTTCTTTGATGCTTTTGGAATCTGGTACAATAACAATTATCGCAGCGTAGAACTCAGGAGCATGAAAACGGCTCTGCTATGGTCCATTATTCCCGGTTTTGGACAAATGTATAACCGCGAATTCGGCAAACAGGGGCTTTTGTATATGGCGTTCATCGGTTCTGCGACAAGCATTTGGACCTCGCAGAACATGGTGGAATACTACCTAGACCGCAAGCATGTGGTAGAACTCGAAAGTACGTCTTCCGACGAATATGAACGTGTCTGTGAGCGTGTGACCTATTACCGCAAGAATCGTAACCAGTACATTTGGGCGCTTGCACTACTTTATCTGTATTCCATGGGTGATGCGGCAGTCGACGCCTTGTTGAGCGACTTTGACAACCCCATGCACTTGGCCGTATTGCCGCGCCTTGAAGGCGGCGTCCAGGCCCTTATGTCCTTTGACTTTTAA
- a CDS encoding CinA family protein, protein MSDTKDFDLQSEGFENKISLLVKAIKDALIARGEMMATAESLTGGLVASSIVNEAGSSAVLAGGIVAYQNEVKEALLGVPHQVLEEKGAVSAETVKAMAEGARKKFGCEWAIATSGIAGPTGAEPGKPVGTVWMAVANSLQNEAFCKIFEGNRTEVRQKSVYSVLGKLLFLLNNQKSTCTSEH, encoded by the coding sequence ATGAGCGATACAAAAGATTTTGATCTTCAAAGCGAAGGCTTCGAAAACAAGATTTCCCTGCTGGTCAAGGCCATCAAGGATGCGCTCATCGCACGGGGCGAAATGATGGCTACCGCCGAATCGCTCACGGGCGGCCTTGTGGCAAGCAGCATCGTGAACGAGGCCGGATCCTCGGCTGTACTTGCCGGCGGCATTGTCGCTTACCAGAACGAGGTTAAGGAAGCCTTGCTTGGGGTACCCCACCAGGTGCTCGAAGAAAAGGGAGCCGTTTCTGCTGAAACCGTAAAGGCTATGGCCGAGGGCGCCCGCAAGAAATTCGGTTGCGAATGGGCAATTGCAACCTCTGGTATTGCAGGGCCCACCGGAGCAGAACCCGGCAAACCTGTTGGTACAGTGTGGATGGCTGTCGCCAATAGTTTGCAAAATGAGGCTTTTTGTAAAATTTTCGAAGGAAACCGCACAGAAGTGCGCCAAAAAAGCGTGTATAGTGTGCTGGGCAAGCTACTTTTTTTATTGAATAACCAAAAAAGCACTTGCACAAGTGAACACTAA
- a CDS encoding cadherin repeat domain-containing protein: MVRVNNVKNFLNKLWLVLIVAGVASAANVEPLVFDSLTTYYTDLTNVSDPATMDTALKARHQKYWDKLMTFKMWGSFGIKMGHAEAPDVNGAIGTAHGDMNLINGDHHLGGPIYIGGSINFGDGPDRFLSGPVRTTGDFAVGQNGGNFVGTYCVESRATFVKDEVVTIGRLSQGGSAKIGYCSYDSIPEVPTYLTIPDVPALPAKPKLYVEDFVVPAGKTYAIDVPAEANAKNMFDLYINGSIVLQDNAKLHIRMQSSKSLARIFMNGTVKVSSGSQIQVVYVDGGALYDTTGIGSWSNITDSVMVENKDYAGNVLFHCKDDLTWPSMNGNAAFYQGSFLSKGTINVNSNLTLAGQLLGNWLETGHEFDGKSFRYVPFDPPVLQTAEGVKTYLVEGHKQDTVKIALDKEATTLIDFEYCFDFQGTVDGKDPNGLAARADITTENIPLFNGTECVNPGKAYFDVGSKNLRTPIILVANDDKIDEGTDSKPGKETFRIIIQNLNAATLKDGSHDGYITLEISDPDLDPLKFKKDTLHAVNENPLNGTVIDTLRGVHGIVGCPACVYSISDTSHYSDYVTVTDSGYVLVKDSTIFDFEKIQYIDIQVHVEDVDNKMKADTTIIIPIGNVNEDPILEDQEFEVDEHRAPGTVVGTLEWGENDSVPVFRQDVFTAVGGDTAFFAVSPTGVITTKKEFDYETEPDSYTIEVKLADKNDPTLFVIKPVVINIRNVNENPKITTDTISVTENSPKGTVVDTLKAIDYDLDDTVLTWTLINDPSKCFDLSTDGVVTLKCSDIDYEKTPVISIRVKVEDQHGGYDTKIITVNVRDIPSPLVEIVEASNEDSTWIKPEDPIYTNEDSLNVCWEVNRKNMTCGDTTLVPGRNEICKEVCDVDGFEGCAEDCLIVYYSDISPVVTISAATDANLGGNIYTIVEQTASSDTNVYVKDTVNEITVTIVDNDPQKSKSDTTRFTIPVDLSKKIDVPQKTYDALSNVAKQTVSLDIDNPNTTSTPINGSYIQKTYSAKVAGTEVKVSYVTDKKGNVVKQAIVNEKGKIDSIEVITVSYETVIDGKTVTVSYQADAVTGEALYVDGNGGFIPTKNVDKSSGIFKVSYEYVDAKTGNSVELTYIVDKSGNMVKNPDGDRGYQVSYTYVDKYGNAAKQAVFVVLDQTVPVVEILSPTRMQVIRSNFVNVKWTVDGVEQDTLVLQGLEKGVNTIVRFYKDKAGNEVYDSVVVIMKDSRDIEIAVEQPVTTVSKDKVDEYYAKNPPKKGETFAVSIRNPTTEEEVETLIGGSFKTKEGSGKEPYPGVKGTKHLGPTLVMDVKLPTVNGVSGLATLDDLILPNGKISSKGIGIDTSKLDQNAKEFYEEFTVEEYVSRFCEDGTKIPSDLSQFNLYKSKLRMKIWVYTSLGNFVNFFDFTQELNDPDYTNEAGVLQMFFEMKPDKDGYVHAKNKKLLATGAYVYKVEANLRNQLRCTIPDQSYNPVKNSGDGFGTSTKRKGDVIKSNDELLKPFGYKRPANK, from the coding sequence ATGGTTAGAGTAAACAACGTGAAAAACTTTTTAAACAAGTTATGGCTCGTTCTGATTGTAGCGGGGGTTGCCTCTGCTGCAAATGTTGAACCGTTGGTTTTTGATAGCCTTACCACGTATTATACGGATCTCACAAATGTGAGCGATCCAGCTACGATGGATACCGCATTGAAGGCTCGTCATCAAAAGTATTGGGATAAACTGATGACCTTCAAGATGTGGGGTTCTTTTGGCATTAAGATGGGACATGCTGAAGCACCTGATGTCAATGGCGCCATTGGTACCGCTCATGGAGATATGAACCTGATAAATGGAGATCATCATCTTGGTGGCCCAATTTACATTGGTGGTAGTATCAATTTTGGTGATGGTCCGGATAGATTCTTGAGTGGCCCCGTACGTACGACTGGAGATTTCGCTGTGGGGCAGAATGGAGGTAACTTCGTTGGCACGTATTGTGTTGAAAGTAGAGCGACTTTTGTAAAGGACGAAGTTGTTACAATTGGTCGCCTTTCTCAGGGAGGCTCTGCAAAGATCGGTTATTGTTCATACGATAGCATTCCTGAAGTTCCTACATATCTTACGATTCCTGATGTTCCTGCGCTTCCCGCTAAACCAAAGTTGTATGTAGAAGATTTTGTTGTTCCTGCAGGAAAAACCTATGCAATTGATGTGCCGGCAGAAGCTAATGCTAAGAATATGTTTGACTTGTACATTAATGGAAGCATTGTATTGCAGGATAATGCAAAGTTGCATATTCGTATGCAGTCTTCGAAAAGTCTTGCACGCATTTTCATGAATGGTACCGTAAAAGTAAGTTCTGGCTCGCAAATACAGGTTGTTTATGTAGACGGAGGAGCCTTGTATGATACAACAGGTATTGGCTCGTGGTCCAATATAACCGACTCTGTGATGGTTGAAAACAAAGATTATGCAGGCAACGTTTTATTCCATTGCAAGGATGATCTTACATGGCCATCAATGAATGGCAATGCTGCTTTCTATCAAGGATCCTTCTTGTCGAAAGGCACCATCAATGTCAATTCTAATTTGACTCTTGCTGGTCAGCTTTTGGGAAATTGGCTTGAAACAGGTCATGAATTTGACGGTAAGTCCTTCCGCTATGTTCCGTTCGATCCTCCTGTCTTGCAGACGGCGGAAGGCGTAAAGACTTACTTGGTCGAAGGGCACAAGCAAGATACGGTTAAGATTGCTCTGGACAAAGAAGCGACGACGCTTATTGATTTCGAATATTGCTTTGACTTCCAGGGAACTGTAGATGGCAAAGACCCCAATGGTCTTGCCGCTCGCGCTGATATCACTACTGAAAATATTCCGTTGTTCAATGGGACGGAATGCGTCAATCCTGGCAAGGCCTATTTTGATGTCGGTAGCAAGAATTTGAGAACCCCCATCATTTTGGTCGCCAACGATGACAAAATTGATGAAGGTACTGACAGCAAGCCGGGAAAAGAAACCTTTAGAATTATCATTCAGAACCTGAATGCAGCAACGCTGAAGGACGGTTCTCATGATGGTTACATCACTCTGGAAATCAGCGATCCTGACCTTGATCCGCTCAAGTTCAAAAAAGACACGTTGCATGCGGTTAACGAAAATCCGCTGAATGGTACTGTGATTGATACCCTGCGCGGTGTTCACGGTATTGTTGGTTGCCCCGCTTGCGTGTATAGCATAAGCGATACTAGCCATTATAGCGATTATGTAACGGTAACGGATTCCGGTTATGTTTTGGTCAAGGATTCTACCATCTTTGATTTCGAAAAGATTCAGTATATCGATATTCAAGTTCACGTAGAAGATGTTGACAATAAGATGAAGGCCGATACGACGATTATTATTCCGATTGGCAACGTCAACGAAGATCCGATTTTGGAAGACCAGGAATTTGAAGTCGATGAACACAGAGCCCCGGGAACGGTTGTTGGTACTCTTGAATGGGGTGAAAACGACTCTGTGCCCGTATTCAGGCAAGACGTGTTCACTGCAGTGGGTGGCGATACCGCTTTCTTCGCTGTTTCTCCGACTGGCGTGATTACGACCAAGAAGGAATTCGACTACGAAACGGAACCGGATTCTTACACAATCGAAGTTAAGCTGGCTGACAAGAACGACCCGACGCTCTTTGTTATCAAGCCTGTGGTAATCAATATCCGTAACGTAAATGAAAATCCGAAGATTACGACGGATACCATCAGCGTTACCGAAAATAGCCCGAAGGGTACCGTGGTTGATACTTTGAAGGCTATCGATTATGATTTGGACGATACTGTCTTGACATGGACGCTTATTAACGATCCGAGCAAATGCTTTGATTTGTCTACAGACGGCGTTGTTACGCTCAAGTGTTCTGACATTGATTACGAAAAGACTCCGGTCATTTCGATTCGTGTCAAGGTCGAAGACCAGCATGGTGGATATGATACCAAGATTATCACGGTGAATGTCCGCGATATCCCGTCGCCGCTGGTCGAAATTGTTGAAGCCAGCAACGAAGATTCGACTTGGATTAAACCGGAAGACCCGATTTATACGAACGAAGACAGCTTGAATGTCTGCTGGGAAGTAAACCGTAAAAACATGACTTGCGGCGATACGACGCTTGTGCCGGGCCGAAACGAAATCTGCAAGGAAGTCTGCGATGTCGATGGCTTCGAAGGCTGTGCTGAAGATTGCCTAATCGTGTACTACAGCGATATTTCGCCGGTGGTGACTATCTCTGCTGCAACCGATGCGAACTTGGGCGGCAACATCTATACGATTGTGGAACAGACTGCTTCTTCTGACACGAACGTGTATGTCAAGGACACCGTGAATGAAATTACTGTGACGATTGTGGATAACGATCCGCAAAAGAGCAAGAGCGATACGACTCGTTTCACGATTCCCGTTGACTTGAGCAAGAAAATCGATGTTCCGCAAAAGACTTACGATGCCCTTTCGAATGTGGCAAAACAGACTGTTTCGCTTGATATCGACAACCCGAATACCACCAGTACGCCTATTAACGGCTCCTATATCCAGAAGACTTATTCTGCCAAGGTGGCTGGTACCGAGGTTAAGGTCAGCTACGTGACTGACAAGAAGGGTAACGTTGTAAAGCAGGCTATTGTAAACGAAAAGGGTAAGATTGATTCTATTGAAGTCATTACCGTTTCTTACGAGACTGTGATTGACGGCAAGACGGTGACCGTTTCTTACCAGGCCGATGCCGTTACGGGTGAAGCTCTGTATGTCGATGGCAACGGTGGCTTTATTCCGACTAAGAACGTTGACAAGTCTAGCGGAATCTTCAAGGTGTCTTATGAATATGTTGACGCCAAAACGGGAAATTCTGTTGAATTGACTTACATTGTCGACAAGTCGGGCAACATGGTCAAGAACCCGGATGGCGACCGCGGCTATCAGGTGTCTTACACCTATGTAGATAAGTATGGCAATGCGGCCAAGCAGGCTGTGTTTGTGGTGCTCGACCAGACAGTTCCTGTGGTTGAAATCCTTTCGCCGACCAGAATGCAGGTTATCCGTTCCAACTTCGTGAATGTCAAGTGGACGGTTGATGGCGTGGAGCAGGATACGCTTGTTCTGCAGGGGCTTGAAAAGGGTGTGAACACCATTGTGCGCTTCTACAAGGATAAGGCCGGTAACGAAGTCTACGATTCTGTAGTCGTGATTATGAAGGATAGTAGGGATATCGAAATTGCGGTGGAACAGCCCGTAACGACTGTTTCCAAGGATAAAGTAGACGAATACTATGCCAAGAACCCGCCCAAGAAGGGTGAAACCTTTGCTGTGAGCATCAGGAACCCCACGACCGAAGAAGAAGTGGAAACCTTGATTGGTGGCAGCTTCAAGACCAAGGAAGGTAGCGGTAAGGAACCGTATCCGGGTGTCAAGGGTACCAAGCATTTGGGACCGACCCTTGTCATGGATGTCAAGCTCCCGACGGTGAATGGTGTTAGCGGTCTTGCAACACTGGATGATTTGATCCTCCCGAATGGCAAGATTTCGAGCAAGGGTATCGGAATCGATACGTCTAAACTCGACCAAAACGCCAAGGAATTCTACGAGGAATTCACTGTGGAAGAATACGTGAGCCGTTTCTGCGAAGATGGAACCAAAATTCCGAGCGATTTGAGCCAGTTTAACTTGTACAAGTCTAAATTGCGCATGAAGATTTGGGTCTATACCTCGCTGGGTAACTTTGTGAACTTCTTCGATTTCACTCAGGAATTGAACGATCCGGACTATACGAACGAAGCTGGCGTTCTGCAGATGTTCTTTGAAATGAAACCGGACAAGGATGGTTACGTACATGCCAAGAACAAGAAACTGCTTGCTACGGGCGCCTATGTATATAAAGTAGAGGCTAACCTGCGTAACCAGTTACGTTGTACTATTCCGGACCAGTCATACAATCCGGTGAAGAACTCGGGCGACGGTTTCGGTACTTCGACCAAGCGTAAGGGCGATGTCATTAAGTCGAATGACGAACTCCTGAAACCCTTCGGTTACAAGCGCCCTGCAAACAAGTAA
- a CDS encoding histidine phosphatase family protein, producing the protein MILWTIRHTKPYNPNDVCYGRLDFDVSPTFEEESDGALKALLDAGAKPTRMFTSPLKRCLRLAEKAEKATGLTMEKREEIIEMNFGTWEGQKLTAVPRKEMEAWARDLRGYRFEGGECFYDIDRRVQSLLDTLDDDGEFLWISHAGVIAALQHFACGLPDDKFVEGAFSYAMVTRFEFKRNADGHYRGTFTKIHDGIQMQPLKIG; encoded by the coding sequence ATGATTCTTTGGACTATCCGCCACACCAAGCCCTACAATCCGAATGATGTCTGCTATGGCAGGCTCGATTTTGACGTATCCCCCACTTTCGAAGAAGAAAGCGACGGAGCATTGAAGGCTTTGCTGGATGCCGGCGCAAAGCCCACGCGCATGTTCACAAGCCCCCTCAAACGTTGCCTGAGACTCGCCGAAAAGGCCGAAAAAGCGACAGGGCTTACTATGGAAAAGCGCGAAGAAATCATCGAAATGAATTTTGGCACCTGGGAAGGTCAAAAACTGACAGCAGTGCCCCGCAAAGAAATGGAAGCATGGGCACGCGACCTGCGCGGCTACCGCTTTGAAGGCGGAGAATGCTTTTACGACATCGACCGCCGCGTGCAGTCCTTACTGGACACTCTCGACGACGACGGCGAATTCCTGTGGATTTCGCATGCGGGCGTTATCGCCGCCTTGCAGCATTTTGCCTGCGGGCTCCCCGACGACAAGTTCGTGGAAGGCGCATTCAGCTACGCTATGGTGACCCGTTTTGAATTCAAGCGTAACGCCGACGGACATTACCGCGGCACGTTCACGAAGATTCATGACGGCATCCAGATGCAGCCGCTGAAAATTGGATAG